The Mercenaria mercenaria strain notata unplaced genomic scaffold, MADL_Memer_1 contig_2056, whole genome shotgun sequence DNA window agttttaaataaatattccttatcatttcctagatatggctccggacggacggacggacggaaagacggacaacaccaaaactatatccctccgactttcgtcgggggataataacttCGACCacaaagtgtgatcttgacctttaatatcaGGGCTTGGTCTTACACAGTTTAACTCTAACTGCGACCTTGACTTTAGAGCTCATATGGAAAAATAAGGCCCATTGTGAAATTCTTCAAAAAAGCCGTTAATAAGTTTGGCCAGATCAAtctgctgtcgagactgttcggcAATTTTCTGTCTGCTCCGTTATTTGCAGCTGATGGCAAACAGATAATAAAACTGTTTTGACCTTTTTTATCATATGGACTTTATAAATAAAGTCTAATTGACAGTGGTTGCAAAGATGATTGCGAACATAAATTGGTCAACTAATcggaaaataaatgttatttggtAGTTTAATCAAAATGCCTTTATAACGGTATTTTCAACAAACACATTACTGTAACAACGGTATATCACTTTGCAAAAATAGTTTATACTATTTAAAGATCAGACAGAAGCTTGCTATTACAATACCTTGTTTGATAATCTTGATTGTGAAAAAAGGTTCAGCCTTTACCGCCTGGGAACtaaaattccgtaagaattggcGGAAATATACGAACATGTTCGAGTCTTTTCGTTATGATAAAGAGCTATACTCATCtacaaaacacataaaaaaataccattttcttcATCACCCAGAAAACTGAAGTTGATATGAAAAAAGctaaatgaatacattttactaagtCGTTGGCAATGGGCTTCAAAGgcaaataagaatctatttattcttttcaaacaatttttttcagcaaataatCCATACTTTAGTAAGCATTTAGTTGTATATaaacgaaaaaaacaacacattttttaaatcattataaaaagcatttcataagaaagacaatattttgaatattatcacatcgtttgcacatgttgcaaaacaaaaataaagttaaagGTCGCAGcctatttttattgaaaaatagaGACGAACTTTCTCATTGCAAAATCTAAACTTGTCCCAGTGATACAGAGTAAATTGTATTAGTAACAGCGAAATACTCTTAAACGGCCATCTTTAgaccttttgaaataaatatcttagaaaaaactttaacaagCATACCAAATAAAGTCATAATCAAGCCAATTCAAACCCCTTTTCAACAAGTGTTTTCTATCAACAGTGCGTTTCACTATCTAAATAAGCTTTACAGAATTTTCCTAGTAGAAAATGGTCTTAAAAGACATTTaggtacagtgcaacctctgtagagcaacaccctttggaaGATACAAATATTGAATGTTTATTAGAGGCTGATGTtctggagatgtaaatttgatagtatatattTCAGCTTACTAagaaaattttgatgattttgttatagagaggtttttgcttaagagagggccgctctagagaggttgtactgtaaatAATATTTGTGAAACATTATTATGGATGTTGTGAAAATTTCAAAAGCGTGAGATCtgttcactttgtaaaaatgagAAAATTCTATACCAACTAaaggaaataacataaaatggTTTGTATATGGTGATTGCAGTTAGTAACTCTAAGTAGTTTTCCAGCAGACGTTTGGGTATAATACAAAGTGTGCACATTTCTTATATCCGGTAACAATTTGTCACATCATGTATTTTATAGTATGGAGCCTTGCCGGAGGAGTTCTGTCCTTTAGTTGTGCTCAAAGGTTGCCACTTGAAGTAGTTCTGTCCTTAAGTTGTGCTCAAAGGCTATCAACGGTAGAAAGTTCTGTCCTTAATTGTGATAAAAGGTTATCAACGGAAGGTAGTTCTGTCCTTAAGTTGTGTTCAAAGGTATTTGCGACAATTTTCAATAAATGTGGAGAAAGAAAGCTTCTTCATCTATGAAGTGTGGCCTGAAAAAGATACACTTGTCTAATTACTTAAGATTGTTTACAAACATTtccctttaacattaaaaattatgtattttacgaATATTACTTAAAACTTGTGTTGTTTCATGAAAGCATAAGACCAGCTAGTACATATTTATTGTCTAGCCAACATTCAAGTTTGTGAACACTTTTTAATGTTATTCGAGCGTTGATATTCCAAACAGCGCATATGTATTATGTCAATAAATCTTGACAATTAACAAAATACACAATTACTAATAAACAGCCAATTACTTGAATGTCGAATGCGGTATTCTGTGTTTGTTTGATATTCGAAAACGTAGTCAAATggtatttgtaaaaaatatttgaatatagaGTATCGTATCTGCCTTTGAAAAAATATTCGCTTTTAAAAGACTTAAATGTCTTATGATAAGTGGAATGTCAAGATAACCAACATTTTGTTATACAACAATTATGGAAgtaaaaacttggaaaaaaattaaattaacaaaatgttcgaaaataaacaaaatgtttgttttcaaagtACTTCATTAGTGAACACCATATctttgatttttaaacaaaaaagtatcTCTGTACAGCCAATAATATAGAAataccaaatttcatcaaaatctatataACTTCATacaagtatacatgtatacactgaCCTTCTCCAGGCAACACGCTTAACTACGAAGGTAGTGGTTCGGTTCCCAGCCTGAACAGGAAGGTCATAGCCTAGTTTGATTAGGTACTATAGTATATTACAGCCGGTTATAGGACACTAAATAATTTATAAGCAAAAATAGCCTAAAGTGCAATCCTATTGCACTTGTCCCGTATATTATCCAGATATCTGACCTAAGCATGAGACAAGACATAAACAGGACTGAACAGGAAAGTATCTCATAAAAGTTTGCGTTCTACTCAAATTTGAACTTATCTAGATAGGTGGATAACCGTTTGAACTGGGCCATCTCTATataccattttttcattttcggtTTTAAATCAgagttgacatttttattaccAGAAATTTTGTAAGACCTGATTCACGGTTACGTCGAGTACGAAGATGACGTAATTTCAACTTCACTTTCATGTTTAAACTACagggtcatcttctgaccactggcaatcatcctataaaatttGTCGCATGTAGGTTAAaatctttttcagttattaatcAGGATACGTTTTCAGTCCATGTTTACCGCGACCTATATCTTTGACATATTGACCCTTAAATccacaggggtcatctactgacgaGAGACACTAATCCTATAAAGTTTGGCGCATTTAGTGTAAAATCTTTTTCAGTTATTCATTAGGATACGTTTTCAGCCTCAAGATgtctgcgaccttgacctttgacctaatataGGCTACTGACTGGTAAAACCACAGGTCATCTTCTGaccaaaggcaatcatcctataaagtttgtcGCATGTAGGTTAAaatctttttcagttattaatcaggatacgttttcagtctcaaggtcactgccaccttgacctttgacctattgacctataaAACTACAGGGTTCATCTTTTGAACAtgggcaatcatcctataaagtttggtgCATGAAGGTTGAATTAGTTTTCAGTTATTAGTCAGGACACGTTCTCAGTCTCAAgatgactgtgacattgacctttgacctactgatcttaaaactaCAGGGACAtcttctgaccacaggcaatcagcCAATAAAGTTTGGTGCATGTAGGTTAAGATCTTTTTCGGCTATTAATCATGATACTTTTTCAGTTTATggaactttgacctttgacctattgaccggtaaaacaacaggggtcatcttctgaccacaaGCAATTATCCTTGGAAGTTTGACGCCTTtacgtttaaagatttttttcagacTCAACTGAGACaaagaatgtttcatttataaacatCGGGTCAGTTATCAATGGGAAACCAtgttcagtctcaaggtcactgcgaccttgacctttgacctactgacatgtAATATAATAAGGGTTAtttactgaccacaagcaatcatcctattaagtctGACTTCTGTAGGCCAAAGTAGTTTTCCGTTATCGACCTAAAACAGTCTTGTGtctccaggtcattgtgaccctgacctttgaccctttGACCCTTGAAATGACGGGGGTCATTAACTGACCAAagacaatcatcatatgaagtctgacgtctgttgaccaaagTATTTTTAGTTATCCATGGTAAAAAGCGTGtagttttcttttgttcttaATCGGAAagggacagacagacagacggacggacagagggaCGGACGGTCCGACTACTAGATGCATGCCCGGTATGGTTCTGGAGCGGAGTGGGTTGGGGgcttataaaactttaaatatatactACATTTCTCAGGATGATGAATGATAACTATGGTCAATTTGATGGCATAGCTCGATGAAGGAATTCTGTTCTCaaggaaacatttattttcacaaagATGGCCCTTTTTTACATGACGGGGCTCAATTTcataaatctgttaaaaaattaatttaactttagaatataataaatattaaaagaaaatagaataacTTACTTGTATATTAATCCATGTATAAGAACGTCCATCCTTTCCTCCGAATTGGCTCCAACAATTTATTTTTCCACACGCGACTGTCACTATTTTTAATTATCTACACATATGTATGTCACAAAAATGTTATATGTCTGTGTGTAAAGATGTGATATGTGTTGAATGaataatgtttatatacatttacaCTGTAAGTCCGAGTTTATTTAGTAACTTAactttcaacttttgtttcaaacTCAAACCACCAGCTAACATCCTCCGTAACTCGGAAATTCTGAGATGAACGTATATATTGTTTAACGTGTTCAAACTCTGTTTCCGGTTCTATCTTACAGTCCTCTATTATTACTGTGACTTTGTGTGAGAGTTTCTCCACTACCTTAACGAGATCACGCAATGTTGAAGCAGACATGTTTATACACCTCAAATGAACACTTTCAATATTCGCCATTTCAGGAGGCAGCGACCTTTCACCTAGATTGATAAACGACAACTCAACGTGTTTCACTTGACTATTAACTTTCAATTGTGACACTTCAGGTATCGCGACCAATTCTAACTTCCTTAGATCTGAATGCTGACTAAAATCTAAACTGAAAGTACACGAACGCTTGTGCTCGGTACACGATAACCACCACAATCTAACCTCTGTCATTGTTTTcctgtttataatataattcagaaagTCATTCAGTACATCGTGACTCATCTCGAAATTGTAGATATACATTGCTTGTAACAGAGAATTATTCTGTAATTTTTCCAACATTCCACGGCTCCAAGAACAATAATCATCAACAGACGATCTAACATTGACATATTTCGGCGACATGTCTAACAGTACAGGAAGCTGTGCGTTTTCTTCTTTACCGTagtagtgtattttattgatctgGAGCAATGCACAAGACTCAATAATTTCACGTAAACTACGACCACGGTCTGTGTTGATATTTATTGACGCCATGTCTTTATTATTGTGTACCGCGAGCCGTGCTATATgtgaaaagtatttttcttctttacaatctTTACTAAAGAAAACATCTTGACAGAAAAGTTTGAGTTCCTTATCGCTCGTGTTTTCTTTCATACAAGAGATGTACATGTCTTGTATGTCTTTCAGAGGTTTGCAGTATCCGGCAGTCGTGGATCTGTATTCGCTCGTTATCTTATCTTCACTGATAACAGAAAGAAATTCCTGTGATATTGAAGAAATGATTTCTGTATTCATTCCGCTGATGAAAACAAGGACTGTCGACATGTCAAGAATACGTTGCAAACTTTTGCATTTGTTTAGAACAATGTTTTTGACAtcactttcattttgacagctaATGTTCAATGCACAAAAAAACTCATGAACGGTTTTGTGCGAAAACGAAACTTTAGAAATGTGTTTGATAAGTGTCTTTTCTGTACTCTGTGTTAATATTCCCGAGTTAAGACTTAATTTCAAATACTCTGAGGTTAGATGTTTCTCTGTCATTGACTGGCTAAACACAAGGGTGCTTCCTTTGTTTTCACTGAATAACGTTTCAAGTGCTAATTGTCCTAAAGCTTTCAGAAATGTGTAGTGTTCCTTACAATGTTCATATTCACTGAAACACTGTGGGATATCACTCTCGGACTGTTCGCGCGACTGTTGCATGTCGGGATATTTTTCAAACGTTCGTTTAAGAAGCAGTTCAACAGTCTGACAATATAACTCAATTCTAGATGCTCCTAGCTCTATTCCATCACAccataaacacaaaatatacatcagTAAGAGCGGAATAGTTTCCAAATCCGAAATACCTCTATCACTGATAGCGCGATCAAACTCTTGAATATGTTTTTCTATGTCAGTTTTACCACATAACAGTGAGATCACAgtcctttttaaacttttagaagACGTTTTACTTAGTCCAATAAGTTCCAACTTTCGCTCTATTTCACTTGAACGTATCTTACTAACGCCCAACTTCCACGGTCTAGTTGTTGTGAGAATTGTACATTTCCTCCTAGCTTTCCTGTGTGGAATGTCACTTTTTGCGTGTGTGAATTCGTCCAATCCATCCAGTATTATCAGGCACCTTTCCTTAGAAAGAATGTTTTCAAAATCACTAGCTGAAATAGTGTGTGCTAGATCATTAGTTATTTGTTTTTGGATCATCTCATCAATGTCCCATTCTTCGGAACAATCACGTAaagacaacaaaaacacaaagtcAAAATTTGACATTGTACTAATGTCTTCCTTCTTAAAATGTTGATCTTCGTTTGGGATACAGTTTTTGGTTTGACACCACGTTAAGACGAGCCGTTTACTTAATGCTGTTTTCCCAAACCCAGCATCCGCAGTAAGGTAAATTTTGCGACATGGTTCATTTCCCTTGTAGAAAACATCATGCAATGACGTAACCTTTGATCTAATTTCTTTGCCGCCTCCACGCGCTCTCTGAATTTCCACTGACTCTACGTCTGGCATCACGTAAAACTTAAGGAGAGGTGTGTCATTTTCTTCCATTAAAGGTGACATCGGTAGGGTATGGTGCCTTTCCCTGTAGAGATCTATCAAATCGTCCTTCAGTTCTGAAATATAAAGAACGTCGTTTGTTACTCTAAATACTTATTTAACAATTGCATTTTCTAGAAGAAGACATATTCACCCACTGTGCATAGTATTTCTGTGAAAATGgtgaaacatttgaaattattgttgttgatgtGTGTATGGACTGCAGTTTTATTTATCCTTGTCAACATCAAGCTTATGTTTGTTTGCCAAACATAATTTATACTTTGCATTACCAATGGGTTATTACAGATCAGATCAGTCATTTGAACACAACTTACAATGATATAGACAGATTAAGGTAATTACATCTTGCCGAAGTTGGCGGCCTAGCGGCAGAAGTTGGCAGCCTAGCGCCTAAAAATTAACGGCTTGGTGGTAGCGCTGCCTAATATGATGTTATCGACTAACGACTGTTAATTAAATATCTAAAAGTTACATTACAGTATC harbors:
- the LOC123543673 gene encoding uncharacterized protein LOC123543673 — translated: MTKRYVNAIDSHGKTSMSQLDKACKSAVDEIEKQKQKSVKEVQAEGRKQKKILVAEGRTISKNVTAEFQTEAVNVKRKMAEELDQEVKRLKTEATAETSAKVITISSEAGKAVKEIEKARDKGVKEIGTEAVTRTEQLKECAEEALKHIEKSKTESKEDIYDTLKKELKDDLIDLYRERHHTLPMSPLMEENDTPLLKFYVMPDVESVEIQRARGGGKEIRSKVTSLHDVFYKGNEPCRKIYLTADAGFGKTALSKRLVLTWCQTKNCIPNEDQHFKKEDISTMSNFDFVFLLSLRDCSEEWDIDEMIQKQITNDLAHTISASDFENILSKERCLIILDGLDEFTHAKSDIPHRKARRKCTILTTTRPWKLGVSKIRSSEIERKLELIGLSKTSSKSLKRTVISLLCGKTDIEKHIQEFDRAISDRGISDLETIPLLLMYILCLWCDGIELGASRIELYCQTVELLLKRTFEKYPDMQQSREQSESDIPQCFSEYEHCKEHYTFLKALGQLALETLFSENKGSTLVFSQSMTEKHLTSEYLKLSLNSGILTQSTEKTLIKHISKVSFSHKTVHEFFCALNISCQNESDVKNIVLNKCKSLQRILDMSTVLVFISGMNTEIISSISQEFLSVISEDKITSEYRSTTAGYCKPLKDIQDMYISCMKENTSDKELKLFCQDVFFSKDCKEEKYFSHIARLAVHNNKDMASININTDRGRSLREIIESCALLQINKIHYYGKEENAQLPVLLDMSPKYVNVRSSVDDYCSWSRGMLEKLQNNSLLQAMYIYNFEMSHDVLNDFLNYIINRKTMTEVRLWWLSCTEHKRSCTFSLDFSQHSDLRKLELVAIPEVSQLKVNSQVKHVELSFINLGERSLPPEMANIESVHLRCINMSASTLRDLVKVVEKLSHKVTVIIEDCKIEPETEFEHVKQYIRSSQNFRVTEDVSWWFEFETKVES